The nucleotide sequence TAACCTCGCCGCGGGAATATGCGCAGCGTTTATGTGAGGCTTACTTTTATTTAGCCAAGCAAGCCATAGACAGTCAGCAATATGACAAGGCCGCCAACTATTTGCGTCTCTCGCTTGCGACCAATATTTATGATTTTGTTGAACATAGATACGCACGTATGGAATTAGGCTTAATCCAGAAGGTATTGGCATCAAGCGGTGTTGACGCTGTGCAACCCCTTGAAGTTGCGCCGCAGCCCCCGGAAGCTTAAGTTTTTTGAGGGTGAAAAAGCGAGTGAACTAGTCACTCGCTTTTTGTTTATACGCTTTTATTGACATTATCCGCCGCTATCGCAGCACCTAAGCCAAGCATAGATTGTTAAACGGGCGCAGATCAGCGAAAATAGTCCCCAATTGTTGTTCACTTGCATATTAGCCGCCGTAAATCTGTATTTTTTGGCGCTGATAATGCGTGCAAAACCCTTTACGAGAAGATTTTAATCGATGTCAAACTCAGCTTTAGCTACCGAAGTCGCCTTACGGCGGACGTTCGCGATCATTTCCCACCCCGATGCCGGTAAGACTACTATCACTGAAAAAGTGTTATTGCACGGGCGTGCTATTCAAACTGCAGGTACAGTGAAAGGTCGTGGTTCAAACCAACACGCAAAATCTGACTGGATGGAAATGGAAAAGGAACGTGGTATTTCTGTGACCACGTCTGTGATGCAGTTTCCCTATGGCGATAGCTTAGTTAACTTACTCGATACTCCAGGCCACGAAGATTTCTCGGAAGATACTTATCGTACTCTGACCGCGGTGGACTCGTGCTTGATGGTAATTGATGCGGCTAAAGGTGTGGAAGACCGAACTCGTAAGCTGATGGAAGTTACTCGCTTGCGTGACACGCCAATTTTAACGTTCATGAACAAGTTGGACCGTGATATTCGCGATCCAATGGAAGTGTTGGATGAAGTTGAAACTGAATTAAACATGATGTGCGCGCCCATCACTTGGCCTATTGGTTGTGGTAAATCGTTTAAAGGCGTGTACCACATTCATCGCCAAGAGACGATTTTGTATCAAACTGGTCATGGTCATACGATCCAAGACGTGCGTATTATCAAAGGTATTGATAATCCAGAGCTCGATGTCGCTGTCGGCTCTGACTTAGCTGAAACCTTGCGCGAAGAGCTTGAGCTGGTGACTGGCGCTTCGAATGAATTCGATCTTGAGTTATTTTTAAGCGGTGAATTAACGCCAGTATTCTTTGGTACCGCATTAGGTAACTTTGGTGTTGATCATATGCTTGACGGTTTAGTGGCTTGGGCGCCAGCGCCTATGCCGCGTGCGACTGATGCCCGTGAAGTTGAAGCATCTGATGATAAGTTCACTGGCTTTGTATTTAAAATTCAAGCCAACATGGATCCAAAGCACCGTGACCGTATTGCCTTTATGCGCATAGTGTCGGGTAAATATACCCAAGGCATGAAGCTTAAGCATGTTCGCATTGGTAAGACGGTAAGCATTTCTGATGCTGTGACCTTTATGGCCGGCGATCGTGAGCGTGCAGCAGAAGCTTACGCGGGTGATATTATTGGTTTACATAACCATGGCACTATTCGTATTGGTGATACTTTTACACAAGGTGAAGACTTAAAATTCACCGGTATTCCAAACTTTGCGCCAGAAATGTTCCGCCGCATTCGCTTAAAAGATCCATTAAAGCAAAAGCAATTGCTCAAAGGCTTAGTGCAATTGGCTGAAGAAGGTGCGGTGCAGGTATTTAGACCACTAGACAACAATGATTTAATTGTTGGCGCTGTGGGCGTGCTGCAGTTTGAAGTGGTTGTTGCTCGCTTAAAATCTGAATATAACGTGGAAGCGATTTACGAAGGCATAAACGTATCAACCGCGCGCTGGGTATATTGCAAGGACGAGCGCAAGCTTGATGAGTTCAGCCGTAAGTGCAGTACGAACTTAGCCTTAGATGGCGGTGACAATTTAACTTATGTGGCGCCGACTATGGTTAACTTGAACCTGTCGATGGAGCGCTATCCTGATGTAGTGTTCGCTAAGACTCGCGAAAACTAATCACGCGATTAGTAATTTCTTTAAAAAGCGACCTTAGGGTCGCTTTTTTGTGGTATCTCACGCAAGTTGGGATAACACTAATGCAGAATAAAACACAGTGGTACATGACTAAGAATTAAATGCAAAGGATGCACTTATGCTAAAAATGATAAAACAAGGCTGGCACAGATATATCTCTTGGTGTGATCGCATGGGTCTAACCCTTGAAAATAAACGCTCTTGCGTGCCTTATAGTAGTGAACCAGTAGATGTATCAGTCAAGCGAAATGATAAAAGTGTCAAAGCGTACAAAGATTAAGTGTTAATTGCTTAGGATTAAGAATTGACGGCGCTATCATCAAACGACCTAATTAACAACAAGCCATGCGCAAAGCCTAATGGTGTAACTCAATGATAAGTCCAAAGGTGAAACTAAGTGATGTTTGACACTCATGCCCATCTTGATGTCAGCGAATTTGATAACTCGCGCGCAGCTTTGGCGGCGCAAATGCAAACGGCTGGCATCACAGGAGTATTATTACCCGGTATATCACCGCAGCATTGGCATCAACAGATACTCATTGCCAACCAGTACCACTGGCCTTATGCCTTAGGCATCCACCCTTGGTATGTACAAGGTGAACTTGAATTACAATGCCAACAGTTGCATGGCCTAATTGAGCAAGGTTTAGCCGCTAATTGTAAAGCCCAAGGCGCCAAACTGGTCGCTATCGGTGAAATAGGACTCGATAAACTTAAAGGGTCACTGGATAGCCAAATTCCTTGGTTAGATAAACAGTTACTTATGGCGCAGGAATTTAAATTACCAGTGATAGTGCACTGCGTAAGGGCGCATCATCAGTTACTGCCGATGTTAAAAAATGCCAAATTAAGGCGCGGCGGAGTTATTCACGGATTTTCTGGCAGTATTGAGCTTGCTCGTGAATACATAGCCTTAGGTTATAAACTGGGTATTGGTGGGCTGTTACTGAGGCCCAATGCGCTGAAATTACAAACGTTAGTATCGCAATTACCGTTAACAAGCATGCTGGTAGAAACCGATTCACCAGCCATGGGACTCGTCCCCGGCGCGCTTAATACACCATTACTCTTACCTGAAGTGATTACAAAAATTGCGCAACTGCACACTTCTACAACTGTCTCAATTCGAGAACAATTGTTTTTGAATGCTACTCAACTCTTTGACATATAGTTCTTTTTATTTGAACGCTGCAATATTAACCCCTAGTTTTTAGCTAACACACTGAAATTAAACTTCAAAACTTTCATCTTAGTGGCGATTTATACTTTTTTCTCATATATAATTTGCCGCGGAAATAGGTTGGTTAACAACATAAACAAAATAAGTTAACAAATAGGGTGATGGTTAATGAATATTCTGATGAGCTTGGTAGGGGTGGTCACTCTACTTGCAATTGGTTATCTGCTGTCAAACAACCGTAAAGCGATTAGCATTCGTACTGTTGGTGGTGCACTGGCTATTCAAGCAGCTTTCGGTGGTTTTGTTCTGTATGTACCATTTGGTAAAGATGTACTGCAAACCTTATCTAATGGCGTTTCAAGCGTTATTGGTTATGCGCAAAACGGTATCGGTTTCCTTTTCGGTGATTTAGCCAACTTTAAAGTTGGCTTTATTTTTGCCGTAAACGTATTACCTATCATAGTGTTTTTCTCGTCTCTGATTGCTGTTCTTTATTACTTAGGGATCATGCAATGGGTTATTCGTATTATTGGTGGCGCCTTACAGAAGGCTCTTGGCACCAGTCGTACCGAATCTATGTCAGCGACTGCCAACATCTTCGTTGGTCAAACTGAAGCTCCATTAGTTATTCGTCCTTTCATTCCAACCATGACTCAATCTGAACTGTTCGCCGTAATGGTGGGTGGTCTGGCGTCTATCGCTGGTTCAGTAATGGCTGGTTATGCGCAGATGGGCGTACCGATTGAATATCTGGTAGCTGCATCATTCATGGCGGCTCCAGGTGGTTTGTTGATGGCAAAGTTAATGCATCCGCAAACAGCTGAAACCATCAACGAAATGGATGAATTACCAGAAGATCCTGATAAGCCTACTAACGTATTAGATGCTGCTGCCGCTGGCGCTGCATCAGGTATGCATTTAGCTCTGAACGTGGGCGCAATGCTGTTAGCCTTCGTAGGCTTAATTGCTATGCTCAACGGCATGTTAGGTGGCGTGGGTAGCTGGTTTGGTATGCCGCAACTGACCTTAGAATTAATTCTGGGTTATGTATTTATGCCGCTGGCGTTCTTAATCGGTGTGCCTTGGCATGAAGCTATGGTTGCAGGTTCATTCATTGGTCAGAAGATCGTTATTAACGAATTCGTGGCTTACCTGAACTTTGCTCCATACCTGAAAGATGTTGCTGAAGGTGGATTGCTGATTAATGGTGAAGTGATGTCTGACCGTACCAAAGCGATTATTTCTTTCGCTCTGTGTGGTTTTGCTAACTTATCATCGATTGCCATCTTGCTCGGCGGTTTAGGTTCTCTGGCGCCAACTCGTCGTCATGACTTAGCTAAAATGGGCGTCCGTGCTGTGATTGCCGGTTCTTTAGCTAACTTGATGAGCGCGACATTAGCTGGCTTGTTCTTAGCACTGTAATGTCACTATGTCCCAGCCTTGTGCTGGGACATTTCAATGATTGCCAACGTATTTTCCTGATTAGATAAGACTGGCAGCAGCACTTAGCTGCGCCGCACGGTCTTTTGCAATCAAAAAGTTAACAACTACTAGGCTTTGTTCACATTTTAGAATTTACTGTTCTCTTTTTGGTTGAGATTTCAATTGAGACAGGTAAAATGCGAACGCTAAAAATAATTGCTGAAAACAGCATATAAAACCAAAAAATGGGGTTGATGATGAAAAAAGTTAAAACTCTTGCCTTAGCTGCTACTACTCTCGCTGCTATGTCTGCACCTACATTCGCTGCTGATCGCGGTGAAGATATCCATGCTGGTGATTACAGCTGGATGCAGTTCAACTACATGTATGCAGACAATGAGCTTCCTGGTGGAAGCAACCACGATTATTTAGAAATGGAATTTGGCGGCCGTTCAGGTGTTTTTGACCTGTATGGTTATGTTGACGTATTTAACCCAACAGAGCGTCCATCTAGTGATAAAGATGGCAAATCGAAAATGTTCATGAAGTTCGCGCCTCGTGTGTCTTTAGACGCTCTGACTGGTATGGACTTGTCTGTTGGCCCAATTAAAGAAGTGTACCTTTCTACTCTGTTCAACTGGGGTGGCGGTTATGATGCTGGATCTACATTTGGCTATGTAAACAACTCTTTCTGGGGTATCGGTGCTGACGTTGAAGTACCTTGGTTAGGTAAAACAAGTATGAACCTGTATGGTTTATATGACTTGAACAACAAAGATTGGAATGGTTATCAGTTCTCGGCTAACTGGTTCAAGCCTTTCTATAACTTTGACAACGGTTCATTTGTGTCATTCCAGGGTTATGTTGATTATCAGTTCGGTGCTGATAAAGAATACCAAGGTTCATCACAGCAAACTTCAGGTGGCGCAGCCTTCTTAGGTCTGTACTGGCACTCTGAGCAATTTGCTCTGGGTTATGGCCTGAAAGCCTATAACGATGTATACCTGATTAAAGACTCAGCTGGTTTTGAATCTACAGGTTTCGCTCACTACTTCGCAGCGACTTACAAGTTCTAAGACTTGTTTGAGGGAGCTGCCAATGCAGCTCCCGTTATCTAACAGAAACAACCACTAAGCAAAGTAATAACCCATAAAAAGTGATTAGTTAGAATTTACTTAAAGCTGGTTTAATTAAGTTAACTGATTTTAAGTAAGCTTTATATTTTTCTCGCGCTAAAACGGATTTTTCGCGGAAAGGTAGACACATACAGTGTGAGTATGACTCTCCCTTCCGGTCTTCATGGATTCAAGTCGTGGTACTCGTTATCAAGTTTGAATACCGACAATTTGGTGTTAACGATTGAATACAATTAGTTAGCACTTAGCACTGTCAGAAGGCCCGGCTCATAATATCCTCTTACAAGCCCAAGCCGACGCTGCTAAGTGACAGAATTTTACTCATTTGAATAATGTCTTGGAGAGCAACATGAGCGATTTAAAATTAGCGGCCCAACGCGCTATCGAATTAATGGATTTAACCACTCTGAATGATGATGATACAGATCAGAAAGTCATTGATTTATGTCATAAAGCCCTGACTCCAGCCGGCAACACCGCCGCCATCTGTATTTACCCTCGCTTTATTCCTATCGCCCGTAAAACTCTGATTGAGTTAGGCGCTGAAGATATCAAGATAGCCACAGTAACTAACTTCCCTCATGGCAATGATGATATCGCGATTGCGGTATTAGAAACTCGCGCTGCTGTGGCTTATGGCGCAGATGAAGTGGATGTGGTATTCCCATATCGCGCGCTGATGGCTGGTGATGAAACCATTGGTTTTGAATTAGTTAAAGCCTGTAAAGAAGAGTGCGGTGAAGACGTATTACTGAAAGTGATTATCGAATCAGGCGTGCTGCAAGACCCTGCGCTTATTCGTAAAGCCTCAGAATTAGCTATCGATGCTGGCGCTAATTTCATTAAGACTTCTACTGGTAAAGTACCAGTTAACGCGACCTTAGAAGCAGCTGAAATCATGCTGACTGTGATCAGTGAGAAAAATACTCAAGTTGGCTTTAAGCCAGCCGGTGGCGTGCGTGATGCAGCCGCTGCTGCTGAGTTTTTAGGAACAGCGAGCCGTATTTTAGGTCAAGATTGGGTTTCTCCTCGTACTTTCCGTTTTGGTGCTTCAAGCCTGTTAACTAGCTTATTGCACACCTTGGAACTGGCGGATGCGCCAGCAGGTACTCAAGGTTATTAATTTCGATAGTGTCCGCACGAGTGAGCTTTATTTCCGCTGTGATTGCCCTAACAATAGTGCAATCACGAGCGCTTGCCACAGGACTTGTGCGGGCTAAATTCTTTGCAAACCTAGTCACGGCAACCTTGGAGGCCAAACTATGTTTTTAGCTCAAGAAATTATTCGTAAGAAACGCAACGGTGAAGCACTTAGCGCAGCAGAAATTCAATTTTTCGTGCAAGGCATTACTGACTTAAGTGTCTCAGAAGGACAGATTGCTGCCTTTGGTATGGCCGTGTATTTCAATGACATGACCATGGATGAGCGTATTGCTATTACAACGGCAATGCGTGACTCAGGCACAGTACTGAATTGGGATGCTTTGGCGCTCAATGGCCCGATTGTCGATAAGCACAGTACTGGCGGCGTTGGTGATGTTATTAGCCTAATGCTTGGCCCTATGGTGGCGGCGTGTGGTGGCTACGTGCCTATGATCTCAGGTCGCGGCTTAGGTCATACCGGCGGCACCTTAGATAAGTTTGATGCTATCCCTGGTTACCAAACTGAACCTGACAGTCAATTATTCCGTCAAGTGGTGAAAGATGTTGGTGTGGCTATTATTGGCCAAACTGGCGACTTAGTGCCTGCCGACAAACGTTTTTATTCTATTCGCGATAATACCGCCACCGTTGAGTCTATCTCTCTCATTACTGCCTCGATTTTATCCAAAAAACTGGCCGCAGGACTTGATGCGCTAGTGATGGATGTAAAAGTCGGTAGTGGCGCCTTTATGCCAACCTATGAGGCATCAGAAGAATTAGCCCGCAGCATTGCCGCGGTCGCTAACGGCGCGGGCACTCGCACTACGGCTATGTTAACTGACATGAACCAAGTGTTGGCATCATGTGCGGGTAACGCCTTAGAAGTGATGGAAGCGCTTAATTTCTTGACTGGCAAGTACCGTCATCCGCGTTTGTACAATATTACTATGGGCTTATGCCAAGAAATGTTGTTATTAGCAGGGCTTGCTGAAAATGCTGCCGATGCCAAACATAAGCTTGATACCGTATTAAACAATGGTCGCGCCGCGGAAGTGTTTGCCAAAATGGTGTCTGGTTTAGGTGGTCCGACTGATTTTGTTGAAAATCCAAGCCGCTATTTAGCGCAAGCTGAGATAGTCGCTCCTGTTTATGCTGACAAAGCCGGTTACGTGCATGCCATGGATACCCGTGAGTTAGGTCTTGCTGTCGTAAGCTTAGGCGGTGGTCGTCGTAAGCCGGGTGATGCTTTGGATTACAGTGTGGGCTTAAGTCAGGTG is from Shewanella sp. SNU WT4 and encodes:
- the prfC gene encoding peptide chain release factor 3, translated to MSNSALATEVALRRTFAIISHPDAGKTTITEKVLLHGRAIQTAGTVKGRGSNQHAKSDWMEMEKERGISVTTSVMQFPYGDSLVNLLDTPGHEDFSEDTYRTLTAVDSCLMVIDAAKGVEDRTRKLMEVTRLRDTPILTFMNKLDRDIRDPMEVLDEVETELNMMCAPITWPIGCGKSFKGVYHIHRQETILYQTGHGHTIQDVRIIKGIDNPELDVAVGSDLAETLREELELVTGASNEFDLELFLSGELTPVFFGTALGNFGVDHMLDGLVAWAPAPMPRATDAREVEASDDKFTGFVFKIQANMDPKHRDRIAFMRIVSGKYTQGMKLKHVRIGKTVSISDAVTFMAGDRERAAEAYAGDIIGLHNHGTIRIGDTFTQGEDLKFTGIPNFAPEMFRRIRLKDPLKQKQLLKGLVQLAEEGAVQVFRPLDNNDLIVGAVGVLQFEVVVARLKSEYNVEAIYEGINVSTARWVYCKDERKLDEFSRKCSTNLALDGGDNLTYVAPTMVNLNLSMERYPDVVFAKTREN
- a CDS encoding TatD family hydrolase, translating into MFDTHAHLDVSEFDNSRAALAAQMQTAGITGVLLPGISPQHWHQQILIANQYHWPYALGIHPWYVQGELELQCQQLHGLIEQGLAANCKAQGAKLVAIGEIGLDKLKGSLDSQIPWLDKQLLMAQEFKLPVIVHCVRAHHQLLPMLKNAKLRRGGVIHGFSGSIELAREYIALGYKLGIGGLLLRPNALKLQTLVSQLPLTSMLVETDSPAMGLVPGALNTPLLLPEVITKIAQLHTSTTVSIREQLFLNATQLFDI
- a CDS encoding NupC/NupG family nucleoside CNT transporter, whose translation is MNILMSLVGVVTLLAIGYLLSNNRKAISIRTVGGALAIQAAFGGFVLYVPFGKDVLQTLSNGVSSVIGYAQNGIGFLFGDLANFKVGFIFAVNVLPIIVFFSSLIAVLYYLGIMQWVIRIIGGALQKALGTSRTESMSATANIFVGQTEAPLVIRPFIPTMTQSELFAVMVGGLASIAGSVMAGYAQMGVPIEYLVAASFMAAPGGLLMAKLMHPQTAETINEMDELPEDPDKPTNVLDAAAAGAASGMHLALNVGAMLLAFVGLIAMLNGMLGGVGSWFGMPQLTLELILGYVFMPLAFLIGVPWHEAMVAGSFIGQKIVINEFVAYLNFAPYLKDVAEGGLLINGEVMSDRTKAIISFALCGFANLSSIAILLGGLGSLAPTRRHDLAKMGVRAVIAGSLANLMSATLAGLFLAL
- a CDS encoding outer membrane protein OmpK, producing MKKVKTLALAATTLAAMSAPTFAADRGEDIHAGDYSWMQFNYMYADNELPGGSNHDYLEMEFGGRSGVFDLYGYVDVFNPTERPSSDKDGKSKMFMKFAPRVSLDALTGMDLSVGPIKEVYLSTLFNWGGGYDAGSTFGYVNNSFWGIGADVEVPWLGKTSMNLYGLYDLNNKDWNGYQFSANWFKPFYNFDNGSFVSFQGYVDYQFGADKEYQGSSQQTSGGAAFLGLYWHSEQFALGYGLKAYNDVYLIKDSAGFESTGFAHYFAATYKF
- the deoC gene encoding deoxyribose-phosphate aldolase; the protein is MSDLKLAAQRAIELMDLTTLNDDDTDQKVIDLCHKALTPAGNTAAICIYPRFIPIARKTLIELGAEDIKIATVTNFPHGNDDIAIAVLETRAAVAYGADEVDVVFPYRALMAGDETIGFELVKACKEECGEDVLLKVIIESGVLQDPALIRKASELAIDAGANFIKTSTGKVPVNATLEAAEIMLTVISEKNTQVGFKPAGGVRDAAAAAEFLGTASRILGQDWVSPRTFRFGASSLLTSLLHTLELADAPAGTQGY
- the deoA gene encoding thymidine phosphorylase, with the protein product MFLAQEIIRKKRNGEALSAAEIQFFVQGITDLSVSEGQIAAFGMAVYFNDMTMDERIAITTAMRDSGTVLNWDALALNGPIVDKHSTGGVGDVISLMLGPMVAACGGYVPMISGRGLGHTGGTLDKFDAIPGYQTEPDSQLFRQVVKDVGVAIIGQTGDLVPADKRFYSIRDNTATVESISLITASILSKKLAAGLDALVMDVKVGSGAFMPTYEASEELARSIAAVANGAGTRTTAMLTDMNQVLASCAGNALEVMEALNFLTGKYRHPRLYNITMGLCQEMLLLAGLAENAADAKHKLDTVLNNGRAAEVFAKMVSGLGGPTDFVENPSRYLAQAEIVAPVYADKAGYVHAMDTRELGLAVVSLGGGRRKPGDALDYSVGLSQVCSLGQAVDAHTPLMMIHAQSQQAFDVAAQLVKQAIIIEDTAPVATPDIYCAIRASDL